A stretch of DNA from Gracilinanus agilis isolate LMUSP501 unplaced genomic scaffold, AgileGrace unplaced_scaffold47019, whole genome shotgun sequence:
AGCCCCCACAGGGGAGGCCGTGAGGTCTGCTAGTCTCCGAGCTGGGGGGGGGCTCCGTCCAGCGGGTGCCACAGCTCCAGGCGCCGGTCGCTGCGGGCCAGACACTCTCTCCAGTGCCGAAGCTTCTCCCCGGTGGCGTTGATGCTCAGCTGTACCCCTCCTGGTGGGAGCGTGTACCCCGCTCAGCCGGGCCCCCTCCTGGCCCTGCCCCCCGTGCCCGCCCCCACCCCGACCCTCACCGATGAAGTCGTCGGCCGTGCCCAGGTCGTAGTCCCACACGGACACCAGCAGGGTCTTCTGGGCGAGCTCCTCCCTCTGCCCGGCGTAGAAGAACTCCTACAGATGCGGCCCCGTCACTCGTGGGCCCCAGGGACACCCCGCTAGAGAGGGGCCCCGGCCCCCAACTCACCTCATTGAACTCGGGGTTCAGGGTCTTCTTCCGGACAGTTGTCTTGTATTTGGACTTCTTGCCCACGTTTGGgcggaggaaactgagggccgaGGAGTTGGGGATTGGGGGGCGTGGAGGCAGTAAGGGGGGAACCTGTGCCTGGGAAGTGCCCCATCCTCAGACCCAGGTCTGTCTGTCCTCCGACTTGGTGCCAGGGCCGTGCCCTGCCCATGTGAAGGGCCCTGGCTTTAggtggagtttgagggggtggATTCAGGTGACCCTGCTCCCCGCACCCCGCGCACCCCGCGCTCCCCGCTCACTCACATGCGCACAAAAGGGTCCGAGTAGCCGTTGGCGTCCATGGGGGCCAGGTGGGCGCAGCGTAAGACCCCGACCAGCAGGCCTCCCCGCTGAGAGCTGTAGCAGAGGGACAGCAGGATCCGGCCTCGCTCCTCTCCGGCCACCTCTACCTCGTCCTGCGGGGCAGATGCCAGGCGGCAGTCACTGGCCTGACTCGGCCTAATGGGGGTGGGCAGGAGGCCTGCCTGGTGCCAGGTGCCAGCCAGGGACCTGGAGGGGTCTGGCCACAAGGGGGGCAGGGCTGCCGCAGGGGGAGCCGAGGGGGCCCCAGGTGGATGGTGGATGGAAGCCGAGAGCCCGGGTGCTCCTCGGCCTCACTTTGCTCATCAGGCAGCCATCACAGGTGCGGAGAACGGCCCGTCAAGGCCCAGAGGCCGGAGATGAAGCCATCGGCCACTCCGGAGTATAGATTCCATGAAGGTCGATGGGATGCCATTGTGGCTCCAAGTGGAGACCCGCCCGTGGATCCCTCGTCTGCCCCTCAGACCTGGCCTGGGGTGTGGGTGGGCCCAGGCCCCCTCCCGTCTGCCCCCAGCCTCCCCTGCGCACCCCGGCCAGATGGCCTCCCCTGCGCACCCCGGCCAGATGGCCTCCTCCTGCTCTTCGCTGAGCTGCCCGGGTCTCAGGGGGCCCCCCTCCATCCCATCCTGCCCCCCTCTGGGCACGGCCAGTCACGGCACCAGGCTGTCATCGGGGCAGAGACGACATCCCAGTGACTGGCATCCGGCCCCAGAGCGTCTCCCAAAATAGAATGAGCCGATGGTGCTCCAGGCAGGGGCTCGATGCCTCTGACAGCTGCACGGGGAGCTGCCAGGGACGGCCGTGGACCTACCTCCTCATACAGGGACATGCCCCGGGCAGTGTCCAGGCTGCTGGGCCTCTTGGTCTGAAAACCCAACGGGCAAAAGGGTCAGGCTGGGGGCacccctttccccccctccccatgccCGCCTCTGGTGCCCCCTGGCTCACCAGGCGCCTCTTCTCCAGGCAGATGTTGAAGCTCCGGGGCAGGCTGGGCACCAGCTTCTTCAGGGGCACTCGCAGCTCCCCCAGGGGCTCTGCCCGCCTCCGCAGCCTGGACTCCTCACACACGCAGAGCCTGGACCCCAGTCCCAGGGTCCTGTCACTGCCCGAGCTCATACGGGTCCGGCCCTCCCCCCCGCCGGCTCCAGCCCCTCGGCTCTGCCATCCCCGTCCCTCCCATCAGACTCCTCGGGGCTAGAAGAGCTTCAAGGGGGAGCCCTCCCTAACTGTGACTTGTGCCCCGGCAGTGATGGGCACAAGCTGGGTTTGCATTCAGTTGCTGGCAGGGGccggggaagggaggaagggcagAGGCCCAGGCTGGACCCTGGAAGGACTGCTAGGGAAGCTGCCACCAGCATGGCCCCCTGGCTGCTTCCTAGTTTAACCAGTAGTCCTCTGAGCCAGGTGTGAGGTTCTGGTTGTTCTACACGCTGGAAGAACTCCAGAAGCGGCCCGGGGCCCTCGGAGAATTCTGGCAGCCTGGAGGAGAGTCCTGATCCCCTCGTGCCAGCGACTGGGCTTTGGGGAGAGCCCCCTGGTGCCCCCTGGCCACTCCACAGTGCCCTCTTAGCGGGTACCCGGGAGGGCCTGCCCCCACCTCCCCAGATCCCTTCTGCTAAGAGGGGCCTTTCCTGCGTCTCTTTGGCCCTCCTGGGCTAACCAAAGCCCCGTGAGGGCAGGAACCCCCAACCCCCAGCCACTGCTTCCAAAGCCCTTTCTTGGGCCCCTGAGGACATGCCCACTCCCCTGGCAGAGAGCCCTGGGGAGCCTCACTCTGGGAGTCCCAAGTACCGCCGCGCCAGCAGCCAGTGGGGCAGTCACGGGGGCTGGCACGTCAGTGGCTGAGGTCTATGGAGAGCTTTAGACAGAGCCTGGTTCGGGAGGAGCTACCGGGTGCACCAGGGGCCTCTCCTTCCTCTGGATTTTGCGTAGGCACTGCCGGAACCCACAGACTGCCCCATGACCCCCTGATGGCCAGGCTCGTGCCCCTTCCTTGGTTGGCGTGAAGGTTTAACAGCTTAATCGCCCACCATGTGCCAGGGTGAGGGTGCACCACCCGAGAAAGCCTGCTCAGGAGGACAGGCCACTCAggcagagactgaaaaaaaagagcCGGGCGGCTCAGtggggagagagagccaggcctggagatgggaggtcctgggttccaatgtggcctcagacccttcctagctggatgaccctgggctagtcacttaatcctcattgcctagccctgaccactcttctcccttggaaccatacacaggattgactctaaGACGAAGGGGAAGGGTTAAAGAACGAAGGGCCGGCCTGAGGGCTCCCTGGCACTCAAGGAGGACCCAGAGCCCAAATGGAAGGCCTGGGTTGGGTCTGCTCCAGAGCAGGGGAGAaaccctcttctcccttctgtgGCACTAGAGTCCCCCCAGCTGGCACCGGGCTGTGCCCCACAGAGGCAGGTCCTTGATATGTGTTCACGAACGAGGGGCTGGCATCTGTCAGGACAGGAGATGTCGGGGTGGCATCTAGGAAAGGGGCTCACCGCAGCGTCTTGCGTCCAGCATCCTGGCTGGTGAAGCCATGGTAGGTCAGGGTCTCCTCCCAGCGGGGGCCCCGGCTGCCCCGCACAGTTCGGGTGCGCAGCTGACTTGCCTGAGGGGGCAGGATGCAGAGCGGTGGTACAGACAGGGCCAGAGCACTCAGGAGGTCCTGGCCAGGGCACCGTGCCCTCTGGGCTGGCACGTGGGAGGTCTCGACCAATGAACGACCTCATCCTATGCCTATCGCATGCACCCACTCTGGGGCTGGGAGCAGGGGCCCCCCTGTATTTCCTGCCCACCAGCCAGGGTGTGTCCCTGCCCCAATCAGCGTCCTGCTGTTCCTCCCTCTGAAATCTCGGGAATCTCATCCCTCCTCCATGATGCTCCCACTCCCAGCTCAGGACCAGGACCACAGTGGGATGGTGCCCTCCCTGTCTGGACCATCGGAGTGGCTCCCAATAACTGCTTTTCCTTATTCCTGCCCTCCTGCCCACTTCAAGGACAATCTTCCTAAGACACTGGCCCAGCAGGAAGTGCACCTGGACCCCATCCTGCCTTAGTCACTCACTACCTGTCAGACCTTGAGTGTAAcctctcaaagcctcagtttgctcatcagtaaaatgggggtaataacacTCACTTCTACCTACAAAATACTTTTAGAATTTGGAAAtgctatttatgtattttttctttttttaaacctgtatcttctgtcatagaatcaatactaagtattggttctaaggcagaagagtgggaagggctgggcaatgggggtggagtgacttgcccagggtcatccagctaccaagtgccagacttgaacctaggacttcccatttctaggcccagctctcaggCAGTACTATTTAAACATGGAATTATTACTGTTATGTGACACCACTGCCTGAGGACCTTGCCAATAGGATatctcaaatcctacctctcacATTCTAGGCCCCAACTTACCCCTCCAACCTGAGCTGCCACTGGTCTGCTATACCTCACCACCCTCATCTCCCCACATCCTGCTTctccttcaaagcccagctcaaatcccacctccctCAGGAAACCTTCCCTGATCTCCCTCTTCTCTGACCTCAGGCAATTGCAGCCTAAAACATAGCCCTCTAATGGCAGATGCCAATGGGATTTCTCTTAGATGAGAAGTCTATCAGCCGTGTCTCCCTAAGATTCTATGAGTCCCCTAAGGGCAGAGGCAGGCTGGTGGATGAGACAGGGCAGCTCTGACCAAGTAGTCTAGTTCCTCTCATGCTGGGCTTTCTACTCACCAAGCTCCCCCTGTGCACAAGCCCTTAGTGTGTGCAGACTCCCACTATGCACAAACCCCTACTGTGCACAAGCCCCTACTGTGCGCAAGCCCCTNAGCCCCTACTGTGTGCAGACTCCCACTATGCACAAACCCCTACTGTGCACAAGCCCCTACTGTGTGCAGACTCCCACTATGCACAAACCCCTACTGTGCACAAGCCCCCACTGTGCGCTCAGCTCATTCTCAGAAGGCCTGGGTCCGCCACTTTCTCTCCTGTGTCAGTCACCTTGGACAGCTCTCTATCTCCGCTCCAGCACCCAGCACGAAGGGGATCCTGGGGGCTCTCCTCCGCCCTCCAGCTCCTCCCTTGCCCAGCCCCCAGCCGTCCCCCCAGCCCTTGCCTCTCCTTTACCTTGCTGGCCCCTGGCAGCAGATTGGCCTTCACGAAGGTGTCCCTGGAGCCCGAGTCCAGGGGCTTCAGACCCTGGAGGCCAGAGACAAGGATGCCGGTTTCAGAGAGGCGCCGGTGAACGCCGGAgattgtgggggagggggaaggggagggggctgCAGCCTCTCACCTTGGCCCGGTGGATCGCGCAGTGCAGGACGCAGTTCTGTGGGTCCAAGAGGAGCGTGAATTCCAGGGAGCCCAGGGCggctggggagggagaggggccAGCGGGTGAGGGCCCCACCTTCTCCGAAGCCTTTCTCATTCTCCCCTCCCGGGATGGTGGCCTGTAGACCCTGGGCGGCCCGCGGGTCGTCTCTGCTTTGGGCTCTGCAAGGCCtcgggctgtcttttgcctttctgggGCTCTAGTGTGCGGcccggtgcctggcacacagtaggtccttgaatgaatgtttattgactgactcgcTGACCAGGGGCTGAGGGAGGCCTCGGGGTCTCTGGTCTCGATCAGGAAGGAGGCGGatggggcggggtggggggagcTGACTCCTAGAGGGTTCTATGGGGAGGGGCAGCAGAGGTGGGGGCAGGAGACCCCAGCATCCTCCTCTGGTGCAGCTCCACCCGCCAGCCGGGCCCTTCCCCAAAGGACGGAGGACGCCAGGAGGGgtcaccttctctctcttttgtggCCCTGCCGCAGCTCCAGCTGGGAgcagttctgtgtgtgtgtgtgtgtgtgtgtgtgtgtgtgtgtgtgtgtgtgtgtgtgtgtcccgcCGTCTGTCTGTGAGCTCCCGCACAGGTGTTAGAAACGTGCCCGGCAGGGGCCCACCGGAGGCGGCAGCAGACGCGCCCCCTTCCCGGCTGGGCCCCCGCTGAGGTGGGAGCTTCCTGCCAGGCAGACGGGGGGGGGGGCGCCGATTTGGGGCTccgtcccctcccctcccccgcctCGGCACTCACTGCTCTCATCAGAGTCTCCGTCTTGCTCCTGCAGCAGGCACAGCTGGCCCTGAGAGCCTCCAGGCTTCGCCGCCGCCGGGGTCCCAGCATCCTCCCCAGGGCTGCCCAGAGCGCTCTCGGGGCCGGGCCCGCTGGGGGCTGGCCGGGGCCGGAGCAGGGCGGGAGCGAAGGGGTAGAAGTGGGGGAAGTAGTCGGAGATCTGGCGGATGGGGCGGATGGGGCCGGGGCTCACGTTGATGGCCATGTGCTCCTGCATGGTGACCTTCTCCCCGCGGGCGCCCGCCATGGTGCTGGGGGCCGAGGGTCCGCCTGGAGGGCTGGCGGAGGGGCAGGAACGGGGGCGGGGGCGCAGGCAGAGGAGAGAGGTTAAAGGTGGGGAGGTTGGCTAACGGGGAAGAATCCAGGGGAGCCCACCAGGCGCGGGGAGGGCAGCGTGAGGGGGGCTCGGTGGAGGAGAGCGGCCAAAGGCAGGAAGGCTGGACTAGGGGGAAGGGTGTGTTCGGAGGGAAGGTCAGGGTGCAGGGAAGGACTAGGCGGGGCGGACGCTCTGTGCTGGCACCGCAGCGCCCCTTCGGGGGCACAGGACCCCTGGGGCTTTGTCGCGGGCACAGGTGAGG
This window harbors:
- the LOC123255465 gene encoding double C2-like domain-containing protein gamma — protein: MAGARGEKVTMQEHMAINVSPGPIRPIRQISDYFPHFYPFAPALLRPRPAPSGPGPESALGSPGEDAGTPAAAKPGGSQGQLCLLQEQDGDSDESTALGSLEFTLLLDPQNCVLHCAIHRAKGLKPLDSGSRDTFVKANLLPGASKASQLRTRTVRGSRGPRWEETLTYHGFTSQDAGRKTLRLCVCEESRLRRRAEPLGELRVPLKKLVPSLPRSFNICLEKRRLTKRPSSLDTARGMSLYEEDEVEVAGEERGRILLSLCYSSQRGGLLVGVLRCAHLAPMDANGYSDPFVRIFLRPNVGKKSKYKTTVRKKTLNPEFNEEFFYAGQREELAQKTLLVSVWDYDLGTADDFIGGVQLSINATGEKLRHWRECLARSDRRLELWHPLDGAPPQLGD